The following proteins are co-located in the Hominilimicola fabiformis genome:
- the nrdR gene encoding transcriptional regulator NrdR — MRCPYCGFAESKVIDSRPTEESNSIRRRRECLKCQKRFTTYEKLEAISLAVIKKDQSRQQYDRGKVLKGIITACEKRPISLSQMEQIADDIESELYQSMTREIESTAIGEKVMEKLKKLDEVAYVRFASVYKSFDDIDTFMAELQGLIDDKKD; from the coding sequence ATGAGATGTCCATATTGCGGATTTGCCGAAAGTAAGGTCATTGATTCAAGACCTACCGAAGAAAGCAATTCCATCAGAAGAAGACGTGAGTGCTTAAAATGTCAAAAGCGTTTCACTACATACGAAAAGCTTGAGGCGATTTCGCTTGCGGTTATAAAGAAAGATCAGTCACGTCAGCAGTATGACAGAGGAAAAGTGTTAAAAGGAATAATTACGGCTTGCGAAAAACGTCCTATATCTCTATCGCAAATGGAACAGATTGCGGACGATATTGAAAGCGAATTGTATCAGTCAATGACGCGTGAAATCGAAAGCACCGCTATCGGTGAAAAGGTTATGGAAAAGCTTAAAAAACTTGATGAAGTTGCTTATGTACGTTTTGCGTCTGTATACAAAAGTTTTGATGATATAGATACGTTTATGGCAGAATTGCAGGGACTTATCGATGATAAAAAAGATTGA
- a CDS encoding glycosyltransferase family 2 protein, with amino-acid sequence MKLISVIVPVYNTEKYIEKCVMSILNQTYKNLEIILIDDGSTDNSPQICDSLAEKDNRITVIHQPNGGVSSARNIGLDNTHGDYITFVDSDDYIEPNMIEFLSENIGDTNIAMCGYTSVEENGNLSPQENVTVTDGIISTDTFWNYFYTDTRIYYVTLWAKLYKSHLWNNVRFPLNTLHEDEFAVHQIISQCSKIAVSKKPLYFYLQREGSIMHTQFKTENLNAAEGMLDRCQFFFNKKEYTLAEKALSMAMYSIIKGYGILGESDKIKELYNQFRLMYRKLVFKNTSMKFKYKCGIFALNKQIFIKLKK; translated from the coding sequence ATGAAATTGATAAGCGTTATAGTGCCTGTATACAACACTGAAAAATATATCGAAAAATGCGTTATGAGCATACTTAACCAAACATATAAAAATCTCGAAATAATACTTATTGATGACGGCTCAACGGATAATTCACCGCAAATATGCGACAGTCTTGCCGAAAAAGACAACAGAATTACGGTAATCCACCAGCCTAACGGAGGTGTGTCTTCCGCACGAAACATCGGTCTTGACAATACGCACGGCGATTATATAACGTTTGTCGATTCCGATGATTATATCGAACCGAATATGATTGAGTTTCTTTCAGAAAATATCGGTGATACCAATATAGCAATGTGCGGTTACACCAGTGTAGAGGAAAACGGCAATCTCTCTCCGCAGGAAAACGTAACTGTCACAGACGGAATTATATCAACCGATACATTTTGGAATTATTTTTACACCGACACAAGAATTTATTACGTCACCTTGTGGGCAAAGTTATATAAAAGTCATCTTTGGAATAATGTTCGTTTTCCGCTTAATACGTTGCATGAGGACGAATTTGCCGTACATCAAATAATAAGTCAATGCAGCAAAATCGCAGTTTCAAAAAAACCGCTTTATTTTTATCTTCAGCGTGAGGGCAGTATTATGCACACGCAGTTTAAAACCGAAAACCTAAACGCCGCCGAAGGTATGCTTGACCGTTGTCAATTTTTCTTTAACAAAAAAGAATACACCCTCGCCGAAAAGGCTCTTTCTATGGCAATGTACAGTATCATTAAAGGTTACGGCATTTTAGGAGAAAGCGATAAAATCAAAGAGCTTTATAATCAATTTCGTTTGATGTACCGAAAACTTGTTTTTAAAAATACAAGTATGAAATTCAAATATAAATGCGGAATTTTCGCACTAAATAAACAAATATTCATCAAATTAAAAAAGTGA
- a CDS encoding YlmC/YmxH family sporulation protein — protein MFRGYNLKQKEVVNIKTAERLGRISDVEISESTGNIEAIIVPRKGCCLARLFGGGELVIPWSAIEVVGEDLVLVRFFDIDNEKLS, from the coding sequence ATGTTTCGAGGGTATAATTTAAAACAAAAAGAAGTTGTGAATATAAAGACGGCAGAGCGGCTTGGACGCATCAGTGACGTGGAGATAAGCGAGAGTACGGGGAACATCGAAGCTATAATAGTTCCGCGAAAAGGGTGCTGTTTGGCAAGGCTTTTCGGAGGGGGTGAACTTGTCATTCCGTGGAGCGCTATTGAGGTGGTCGGGGAAGATTTGGTTCTTGTGCGATTTTTTGATATTGATAATGAAAAATTATCTTGA
- a CDS encoding homoserine dehydrogenase, translated as MAKVAIMGYGTVGSGVYDIIKTNSDKLSRSANGESVDIKYILDIRDFDDHPEKELFTKEFNDILNDDEVSVVAEVMGGLHPAYEFTKSLLEAGKSVVTSNKELVATYGTELLEIARGKNVNYFFEASVGGGIPIIRPMHQCLTANNILKIAGILNGTTNYILDQMIRKGKTFETALKDAQNNGFAERNPAADIEGHDACRKIAILASLASGKMIDYNDIDTDGITNITLDDVKYAAAMDSVIKLIGYAQFDENGKVYSIVSPMVIKNSSPLAGVDGVFNAIMVTGDCVGDVMFYGKGAGKLPTASAVVADVVDAVKHSDRSKKIFWEKPTENIMADIDSKKFEYFVRTTDSAENVQKIFGKCEFVDNIIDNESAFVTSPLTKSEVEEKLAKLSDVVANIRVMD; from the coding sequence ATGGCAAAGGTTGCAATAATGGGCTACGGTACTGTTGGAAGTGGTGTATACGACATAATTAAGACCAACAGTGACAAGCTCAGCCGCAGTGCGAATGGTGAAAGTGTGGATATAAAGTACATTCTTGACATTCGCGATTTTGACGACCATCCCGAAAAAGAACTTTTTACAAAAGAATTCAATGACATACTTAACGATGACGAAGTAAGCGTTGTTGCGGAAGTTATGGGAGGACTTCACCCTGCATATGAATTTACAAAAAGTCTTCTTGAAGCGGGAAAGAGCGTTGTAACGTCTAACAAGGAGCTTGTTGCCACATACGGGACAGAGCTTTTGGAGATTGCCCGAGGGAAAAATGTAAACTACTTCTTTGAGGCAAGTGTAGGCGGCGGTATTCCGATTATAAGACCTATGCATCAATGTCTAACGGCTAACAATATATTGAAGATTGCCGGTATTTTAAACGGTACAACAAACTATATTCTTGACCAGATGATAAGAAAGGGCAAGACTTTTGAAACAGCCCTAAAAGACGCACAAAATAACGGTTTCGCAGAGAGAAATCCTGCCGCCGATATTGAAGGTCACGACGCTTGCAGAAAGATTGCGATTTTGGCGTCACTTGCGTCGGGCAAAATGATTGATTACAATGATATTGATACAGATGGTATAACAAACATTACTCTTGACGATGTTAAATATGCCGCTGCTATGGATTCAGTTATAAAACTTATCGGATATGCACAGTTTGACGAAAACGGCAAGGTTTACTCAATCGTATCACCTATGGTGATAAAAAACAGCAGTCCTCTTGCCGGTGTTGACGGTGTATTCAATGCCATTATGGTTACAGGCGATTGCGTAGGCGATGTAATGTTCTACGGTAAGGGTGCAGGTAAACTTCCTACTGCAAGTGCTGTTGTTGCCGACGTTGTTGACGCGGTTAAGCACAGCGACAGAAGTAAGAAGATTTTCTGGGAAAAGCCGACTGAAAATATTATGGCTGATATTGATTCGAAGAAGTTTGAATACTTTGTAAGAACAACTGATTCTGCAGAAAATGTTCAGAAAATATTCGGAAAGTGCGAATTTGTCGATAATATTATAGACAATGAGTCAGCGTTTGTGACTTCACCGCTTACTAAATCTGAGGTTGAAGAAAAACTTGCTAAGCTGTCTGATGTTGTGGCAAACATTCGTGTAATGGATTAA
- the mnmE gene encoding tRNA uridine-5-carboxymethylaminomethyl(34) synthesis GTPase MnmE, whose protein sequence is MERTIAAISTPQGNGGIAVIRISGNDAIKVADKVFFGSKKLADCDTHTVHYGFIKNEKGEKVDEVLATVMLAPKTFTREDVVEISTHGGSTASRAVLDTIIRAGAYMAEPGEFTKRAFLNGRIDLSQAEAVIDIINSTNELAQRNALSQLEGSLSKEIENVRNELVHLAAQMQVTIDYPDEDLEDITTDDIRNVAHDCKNRVNKLLSTADSGKILRDGIKTVIVGKPNVGKSSLLNSLAREERAIVTDIAGTTRDVIEEYINLDGIPLMLIDTAGIRNTDDTVEKIGVEKSIKSIEKADLVVVMIDGSGFFGDEDVEVLHATKNKKRIVLINKTDLGQSKYVEAVKAKANGSVVIEVSAKTGMGLDILADEIRKVYNFGELAREDSAVITNMRHKTALIKAGEALGRVVEAIDMNMPSDIASIDINIAIDALGEITGETVSDDIVTAIFHSFCVGK, encoded by the coding sequence ATGGAACGAACTATTGCGGCAATTTCCACTCCGCAGGGTAACGGCGGTATAGCTGTTATAAGAATAAGCGGTAATGACGCTATTAAAGTTGCGGACAAGGTTTTCTTCGGAAGTAAAAAACTTGCCGATTGCGATACACATACCGTTCATTACGGTTTTATAAAAAATGAAAAGGGCGAAAAGGTTGACGAAGTGCTTGCAACGGTTATGCTTGCACCGAAAACTTTTACGCGTGAAGATGTTGTGGAAATCAGCACTCACGGAGGAAGTACAGCGTCAAGAGCGGTACTTGATACGATTATAAGAGCAGGCGCGTATATGGCAGAGCCCGGTGAGTTTACGAAACGTGCATTTTTGAACGGACGTATAGATTTGTCACAGGCAGAGGCGGTAATTGATATTATAAATTCAACAAACGAACTTGCACAGCGAAATGCACTTTCACAGCTTGAGGGTTCACTTTCAAAAGAAATCGAAAATGTAAGAAATGAGCTTGTTCACCTTGCCGCACAAATGCAAGTCACGATAGATTATCCGGATGAAGATTTGGAGGATATTACGACTGACGATATAAGAAATGTTGCGCATGACTGCAAAAACAGAGTGAATAAACTTTTGTCAACCGCCGACAGCGGTAAAATATTGCGTGACGGTATAAAGACGGTTATAGTAGGCAAACCGAACGTTGGTAAATCGTCACTTTTAAATTCGCTTGCAAGAGAGGAAAGAGCGATTGTTACCGACATTGCGGGAACAACACGTGATGTTATAGAGGAATATATCAACCTTGACGGAATACCTCTTATGCTTATCGATACGGCAGGTATAAGAAATACTGATGATACGGTTGAAAAAATCGGCGTTGAAAAGTCGATTAAATCTATTGAAAAGGCTGACCTTGTTGTCGTTATGATAGACGGCAGCGGATTTTTCGGTGATGAGGACGTGGAAGTTCTGCATGCGACCAAAAACAAAAAACGAATTGTTCTTATCAACAAAACCGACCTGGGTCAAAGCAAATATGTTGAGGCGGTTAAGGCAAAGGCAAACGGCAGTGTTGTTATTGAAGTGAGTGCGAAAACGGGTATGGGACTTGATATTCTTGCCGATGAAATCCGCAAGGTTTATAATTTCGGCGAGCTTGCAAGAGAGGACAGTGCCGTTATAACAAATATGCGTCACAAGACGGCGCTTATAAAAGCAGGCGAAGCACTCGGACGGGTTGTTGAGGCTATTGATATGAATATGCCGTCTGATATTGCATCGATTGATATTAATATCGCCATTGACGCACTTGGCGAAATTACGGGCGAAACTGTGTCGGACGATATTGTTACGGCGATATTCCACAGCTTTTGCGTGGGTAAATAG
- a CDS encoding PHP domain-containing protein — protein MIKKIDLHTHSTASDGTFTPSEVAHKAHKTGLSAVALTDHDTINGLAEFKRACGEYGIEGISGVEISAKYEKEMHIVGLFIDENDTELAEKLDELKNAREVRNKKVLELVNGQGMEISVDDILSQKDGATLLNTGRAHIAHAMVKKGYVASVDEAFKKYLGKGMSCYVPRKTYSPKESIEMIKNAGGLAILAHPVYITEDYDKLYSLLKQLKEYGLDGTECLYNCYSEEFSKMCFDICDKLGLVKSGGSDFHGGNKPDVELGKVSGGYVPYEFLLNMKEQRGLM, from the coding sequence ATGATAAAAAAGATTGATTTGCATACGCATTCAACTGCGTCCGACGGTACGTTTACTCCGTCGGAGGTTGCGCATAAAGCACATAAAACAGGACTCAGTGCCGTCGCACTTACAGACCACGATACGATAAACGGACTTGCCGAGTTCAAACGTGCTTGCGGTGAATACGGAATTGAGGGTATATCTGGCGTTGAAATAAGTGCAAAGTACGAAAAAGAAATGCACATAGTCGGCTTGTTTATTGATGAAAACGATACTGAACTTGCCGAAAAACTTGACGAACTAAAAAATGCAAGAGAAGTGCGTAACAAAAAAGTACTTGAACTTGTGAACGGGCAAGGTATGGAAATATCGGTTGACGATATACTGTCGCAAAAAGACGGTGCAACGCTTTTGAATACAGGCAGAGCACATATTGCCCATGCTATGGTGAAGAAGGGATATGTTGCGTCAGTAGACGAGGCATTCAAAAAGTATCTAGGCAAGGGTATGAGCTGTTATGTTCCGCGAAAAACGTATTCGCCTAAAGAAAGTATTGAAATGATTAAAAATGCAGGCGGTTTGGCGATTTTGGCACACCCTGTTTATATTACGGAAGATTACGACAAATTGTATTCACTTTTGAAACAATTAAAGGAATACGGACTTGACGGTACGGAATGTTTATATAACTGCTATTCCGAAGAATTTTCAAAAATGTGTTTTGATATATGCGATAAATTAGGACTTGTAAAGTCCGGCGGAAGTGATTTTCACGGCGGTAATAAGCCTGATGTGGAGCTTGGAAAAGTTTCGGGCGGTTATGTGCCTTATGAATTTTTGCTGAATATGAAAGAACAAAGGGGTCTAATGTAA
- a CDS encoding acetate/propionate family kinase: protein MKILVINAGSSSLKYQLIDMDNEQVMAKGLCERIGIEGSNLQHTNVAKDEKTKIEKPMKDHGDAIQMVIDALVDEKIGVIKSMDEIGAVGHRVVHGGEEFAGSCVITEAVMKALEKCTPLAPLHNPPNIIGIKACQKIMPNTPMVGVFDTAFHQTMPPKAYMYALPYEYYKNYGIRKYGFHGTSHKYVSQKAAEFLGKPAEDLKIVTCHLGNGSSITAVDGGKCIDTSMGFTPLDGVPMGTRTGSMDPAVVTYLINQKGMSAKDVDALMNKESGVSGVSGVSSDFRDLSAAAKEGNDRAQLALDMFSYQVKKDIGAYAAAMGGVDAVVFTAGVGENDAATRSAVVEGLDFMGIKINEDKNAARGTVDISADDATVKTLVIPTNEELMIAIDTKRLVENK, encoded by the coding sequence ATGAAAATATTAGTTATAAATGCGGGTAGTTCATCATTGAAGTACCAGCTTATAGATATGGACAACGAACAAGTTATGGCAAAGGGTCTTTGCGAAAGAATTGGTATTGAAGGTTCAAATCTTCAACACACAAATGTTGCAAAGGACGAAAAGACTAAGATTGAAAAGCCGATGAAGGATCACGGTGACGCAATTCAGATGGTTATTGACGCACTTGTTGATGAAAAAATCGGTGTTATCAAGTCAATGGACGAAATCGGTGCAGTCGGTCACAGAGTTGTACACGGCGGTGAAGAATTTGCAGGTTCATGCGTAATTACAGAAGCAGTTATGAAAGCACTTGAAAAGTGTACACCGCTTGCTCCTCTACATAACCCACCGAACATTATCGGAATCAAGGCTTGCCAAAAGATTATGCCTAACACTCCTATGGTTGGTGTATTCGATACAGCATTCCACCAGACAATGCCTCCAAAGGCATATATGTATGCTTTGCCATATGAATACTACAAAAACTACGGTATCAGAAAGTATGGTTTCCACGGTACAAGCCACAAGTATGTTTCACAAAAGGCTGCTGAATTTTTAGGCAAGCCGGCAGAAGACCTTAAGATTGTTACTTGCCACCTTGGCAACGGCTCATCAATTACAGCTGTTGACGGCGGTAAGTGTATAGATACATCAATGGGATTCACTCCTCTTGACGGTGTGCCAATGGGTACAAGAACAGGTTCAATGGACCCTGCTGTCGTTACATATCTTATCAACCAAAAAGGTATGTCAGCTAAAGACGTTGACGCTCTTATGAACAAGGAAAGCGGAGTTTCGGGTGTTTCGGGCGTATCATCTGACTTCAGAGATTTGTCTGCTGCCGCTAAAGAAGGAAATGACAGAGCACAGCTTGCTCTTGATATGTTCTCATACCAAGTTAAGAAAGACATCGGTGCTTATGCTGCCGCTATGGGCGGTGTTGACGCAGTTGTATTCACTGCCGGCGTAGGTGAAAATGATGCGGCTACAAGATCAGCAGTTGTTGAGGGGCTTGACTTTATGGGTATCAAGATTAACGAGGACAAGAACGCTGCAAGGGGTACAGTTGATATTTCAGCTGACGATGCAACAGTTAAAACTCTTGTTATCCCTACAAACGAAGAACTTATGATTGCTATTGACACTAAGAGATTGGTTGAAAACAAGTAA
- a CDS encoding JAB domain-containing protein, producing the protein MDTNNHKGHRKRMREDFEKGGFKTWQKHKVLEYLLYNVIPVADTNDIAHNLIKECGGFVNVFHTSKKRLMSIDGVGEKTADYICSLGEFIQYYNTEKYNTDVFVLNSETSENYLCNLFDGKNRECCYMICLDPKNRIINQEMLFEGSFESVELDVAKVLRSAVKSDASQVVFTHNHPSGILKPSNADLVTTQALEHTLFFAGIKMLDHIIVADGKCMSILPYLKGSGMNAKINREIKKNNRR; encoded by the coding sequence ATGGACACAAACAATCACAAAGGTCACAGAAAAAGAATGCGTGAGGATTTTGAAAAAGGCGGTTTCAAAACGTGGCAGAAACATAAGGTTTTGGAGTATCTTCTCTACAACGTAATTCCGGTGGCGGATACGAATGATATAGCACATAATTTGATTAAAGAGTGCGGTGGATTTGTGAATGTGTTCCACACTTCTAAAAAACGTCTTATGAGCATAGACGGTGTAGGTGAAAAAACCGCCGATTACATATGTTCTCTCGGTGAATTTATACAGTATTACAATACGGAAAAATATAATACGGACGTGTTTGTTTTAAACAGTGAAACGAGTGAAAATTATTTGTGCAATCTGTTTGACGGCAAAAATCGTGAATGTTGTTATATGATTTGCCTTGATCCGAAAAACAGAATTATTAATCAGGAAATGCTTTTCGAGGGCAGTTTTGAAAGCGTTGAACTTGATGTTGCGAAGGTGCTTAGAAGTGCGGTTAAAAGTGACGCGTCACAGGTTGTATTTACGCACAATCACCCAAGCGGAATTTTAAAACCGTCAAATGCCGATTTGGTTACGACACAGGCTTTGGAGCATACGCTTTTTTTCGCCGGTATAAAAATGCTTGACCATATAATCGTGGCAGACGGCAAATGTATGAGTATTCTGCCGTATTTAAAAGGCAGCGGAATGAATGCGAAGATTAACAGAGAGATAAAGAAAAATAACAGACGATAA
- the pta gene encoding phosphate acetyltransferase — MSTFIEQLKERAKKDIKTIVLAEGEEIRTLKAAEMVKKEGYAKIILVGNPDKIKTMAAAENLDIDGIKIVDSENSEKNEEYANVFYELRKKKGITPEQAAETIKDPSYYAVMMVKQGDADGMVSGAIHSSADTIRPSLQILKTAPGTKLVSAFFIMNVPNCEYGHNGTFIFGDCGLNQDPTADEVSEIAISSAASYKQLIQDEPRVAMLSYSTYGSAKSALVDKMQEATKLAKEKAPELKLDGELQLDAAIVDSVAKSKAPSSDVAGSANVLIFPNLDAGNIGYKLTQRLAKAEAYGPILQGIAKPVNDLSRGCSAEDIAGVVAITAIQAQS; from the coding sequence ATGAGTACATTCATAGAACAATTAAAGGAAAGAGCCAAAAAGGACATCAAAACTATCGTTCTTGCAGAGGGCGAAGAAATCAGAACTTTGAAGGCTGCTGAAATGGTAAAAAAAGAGGGCTATGCAAAGATTATTCTTGTAGGTAACCCTGACAAAATAAAGACAATGGCTGCCGCTGAAAATCTTGATATTGACGGTATCAAAATTGTTGACAGCGAAAACAGTGAAAAGAACGAAGAATACGCAAACGTATTCTATGAATTGAGAAAGAAAAAGGGCATTACACCTGAACAGGCTGCCGAAACAATCAAAGATCCGTCATATTATGCGGTAATGATGGTTAAACAAGGTGATGCTGACGGTATGGTATCGGGTGCTATTCACTCATCAGCCGACACAATTCGTCCGTCACTTCAAATTCTAAAGACTGCACCGGGTACAAAGCTTGTATCTGCATTCTTTATTATGAATGTTCCTAACTGCGAATACGGTCACAACGGTACATTTATTTTCGGTGACTGTGGTCTTAACCAAGATCCGACTGCTGACGAAGTAAGTGAAATCGCTATTTCATCAGCTGCATCATACAAACAGCTTATCCAAGACGAACCGAGAGTTGCAATGCTTTCATATTCTACATACGGCAGTGCAAAGAGTGCCCTTGTTGACAAAATGCAAGAGGCTACAAAGCTTGCAAAGGAAAAGGCTCCTGAATTAAAGCTTGACGGTGAACTTCAGCTTGACGCCGCTATCGTTGACAGTGTTGCTAAGTCGAAAGCTCCTTCATCAGACGTTGCAGGCAGTGCGAATGTACTTATTTTCCCTAACCTTGACGCAGGTAACATCGGTTACAAACTTACTCAAAGACTTGCTAAGGCCGAAGCTTACGGACCTATTCTTCAAGGTATCGCAAAGCCTGTAAACGACCTTTCAAGAGGCTGCAGTGCGGAGGACATTGCAGGAGTAGTCGCTATAACCGCAATCCAAGCACAGTCTTAA